One window of the Diospyros lotus cultivar Yz01 chromosome 12, ASM1463336v1, whole genome shotgun sequence genome contains the following:
- the LOC127787606 gene encoding uncharacterized protein LOC127787606, with translation MSSSNFSVPAPPLLTGENYQLWAIKMKSYLKAMSLWDVIVNDADPAPLPQNPTLAQIRKHEEDMARKPKALTCIHSAVSDAIFTRIMTCDLPKQAWDKLKEEFEGSDRVKSVKMLTLKREFEMLRMKDGDTVNEYSSKLMQLVNQIRLYGETFEDSKVVEKMLISLPDKFESKISAIEKSCDLKTLSIAELIRKLQA, from the coding sequence ATGTCATCGAGCAATTTTTCTGTTCCTGCTCCTCCTCTCCTTACAGGAGAAAACTATCAATTATGGGCTATTAAGATGAAGTCTTACTTAAAAGCCATGAGTTTGTGGGACGTCATCGTTAATGATGCTGATCCTGCTCCGCTTCCGCAAAATCCAACACTGGCGCAGATAAGGAAACACGAAGAAGATATGGCTAGAAAACCTAAGGCACTTACTTGTATACACTCAGCAGTGTCAGATGCAATATTCACAAGAATAATGACTTGTGATTTACCAAAGCAAGCATGGGATAAATTAAAGGAAGAGTTTGAAGGCAGTGATAGGGTAAAGTCAGTCAAGATGTTAACTCTTAAAAGAGAGTTTGAAATGCTGAGAATGAAGGACGGAGATACAGTAAATGAGTATTCTTCAAAACTCATGCAGCTTGTGAATCAAATTCGGCTTTATGGTGAGACATTTGAAGATTCAAAGGTGGTGGAGAAAATGTTGATCAGCCTGCCAGACAAATTTGAATCCAAGATTTCAGCAATTGAAAAGTCTTGTGATTTGAAAACTTTGTCAATTGCAGAACTTATTAGAAAGCTGCAGGCATAA